From a single Haloarcula sp. DT43 genomic region:
- a CDS encoding HPP family protein codes for MLDQFRKRLRAAARRLRRVERRELQDFRRWAEVTENLVHISMLVFVPLAIVLVTTLANVVPQLSFLLFPPLAAGTYTLFVDPTSKYSDPKRFVAGLTIGAVCGLVALAVSNSYLPVPGGQFGVNALGAGLAVFATGVVTWPLDIEEPSSYSTALLALLVEPNQRAAFVASVFVASSLVAAIFVVWREEFYERRATYLYESMSGDDHVLVPMRGESAGRTAMLGARLAAAHEAGKVVLLDMVSAGDAAEHSLTRETIQLDIRSENGAEPPSAETRPVGDGGDPATAPASPDRTDLEAEIDWLETHAARIETRTGVSCQVVVASDDGSPAKTTLQTAAETNCDLIVAPYESRHGALTPYLQRLFRSESDVVVHRSVSDRTRWKQVLVPVRSVSDVAHNMVDFATRLAGRSGRVAVATCIGSRGDRRRAEEMLADLIEPYEGAFETRVPRTDIQAFLADTAPQYDLVIIGASRDRSKASRFISPPTFERLEDVETDVAIVDRGRA; via the coding sequence ATGCTCGACCAGTTCCGGAAGCGGCTCCGCGCGGCGGCCAGGCGGCTCCGGCGGGTCGAGCGCCGCGAACTCCAGGACTTCAGGCGCTGGGCAGAGGTGACCGAGAACCTCGTTCACATCTCCATGCTGGTGTTCGTCCCGCTGGCTATCGTGCTGGTGACGACGCTGGCGAACGTCGTTCCGCAACTGAGCTTCCTGCTTTTCCCGCCGCTCGCGGCGGGGACGTACACGCTGTTCGTCGACCCGACGAGCAAGTACTCCGACCCGAAGCGGTTCGTCGCGGGGCTGACCATCGGCGCGGTCTGTGGACTGGTCGCGCTCGCCGTCTCGAACAGTTACCTCCCGGTCCCGGGCGGCCAGTTCGGCGTCAACGCCCTCGGTGCCGGGCTAGCCGTCTTCGCCACCGGCGTGGTCACCTGGCCGCTGGACATCGAGGAGCCGTCGTCGTACTCGACCGCTCTGCTGGCGCTGCTCGTGGAACCGAACCAGCGGGCGGCGTTCGTCGCCAGCGTCTTCGTTGCCAGTTCGCTCGTGGCGGCCATCTTCGTCGTCTGGCGCGAGGAGTTCTACGAGCGGCGGGCGACGTACCTCTACGAGTCGATGTCCGGCGACGACCACGTCCTCGTCCCGATGCGCGGCGAGTCGGCGGGCCGGACGGCGATGCTGGGCGCGCGCCTCGCGGCCGCCCACGAGGCCGGCAAAGTCGTCCTGCTGGACATGGTCTCCGCCGGCGACGCCGCCGAGCACTCGCTCACGCGGGAGACGATACAGCTGGACATCCGGTCCGAGAACGGGGCCGAGCCGCCGTCGGCCGAGACCCGTCCGGTCGGCGACGGCGGCGACCCGGCGACCGCCCCGGCGTCGCCCGACCGGACCGACCTCGAAGCGGAAATCGACTGGCTGGAGACCCACGCCGCACGCATCGAGACGCGGACGGGCGTCTCCTGTCAGGTCGTCGTCGCGAGCGACGACGGGTCGCCGGCCAAGACGACGCTACAGACCGCGGCCGAGACCAACTGCGACCTCATAGTCGCGCCCTACGAGAGCCGCCACGGCGCGCTGACGCCGTACCTCCAGCGGCTGTTCCGCAGCGAGAGCGACGTTGTCGTCCACCGGTCGGTGAGCGACCGGACCCGCTGGAAGCAGGTCCTGGTCCCCGTGCGGTCCGTCAGCGACGTGGCCCACAACATGGTCGACTTCGCCACGCGGCTGGCCGGCCGGAGCGGGCGGGTGGCCGTCGCCACCTGCATCGGCTCCCGCGGCGACCGCCGCCGGGCCGAGGAGATGCTCGCGGACCTCATCGAACCGTACGAGGGGGCCTTCGAGACGCGGGTCCCGCGGACGGACATCCAGGCGTTCCTCGCCGACACCGCCCCGCAGTACGACCTGGTGATTATCGGGGCGAGCCGCGACCGGAGCAAGGCGTCGCGGTTCATTTCGCCGCCGACCTTCGAGCGGCTGGAAGACGTCGAGACGGACGTGGCCATCGTCGACCGCGGCCGGGCCTAG
- a CDS encoding NAD-binding protein produces MDRPRDWLGARATIILPVIVAVLSFVTGVVNISAVSISGPLGDFIPPSIQRTAGFTGALTGFTLLVSVVGLRRRLRIAWYATVVLLPVAAIQGLVQSSAVTIPFVGVVPSSAVSVPLVVLSLVSLPTMLVNRRRFDRPIDLSTAQLAAGAALIGSLMYGTAGSYALRDEFANLSTATDAFYYTLVTASTVGYGDMTPQSQQAKLFGMSVVVLGTASFAIALGSLLGPAIEKRLSEALGNMTDAQLDLLENHVLVLGHGDLTEPIIDELTGAIEFVVITPDTETATQLQQRDIAVLTADPSDEDPLLRAGIEDATAVVAATNNDAQDALAILTAQTLNPEVNIVAAATDRENVEKLRRAGADTVISPAVLGGHLIVQSALGREGMENVADHLLDVRDEEDADI; encoded by the coding sequence ATGGACAGACCACGGGACTGGCTCGGGGCGCGGGCGACCATCATCCTGCCGGTGATAGTGGCGGTGCTGTCGTTCGTCACCGGAGTGGTCAACATCAGCGCCGTGTCCATCAGCGGGCCGCTCGGGGACTTCATCCCGCCGAGCATCCAGCGGACCGCCGGATTCACCGGCGCGCTCACGGGGTTTACGCTGCTGGTCAGCGTCGTCGGGCTCCGTCGCCGCCTGCGGATCGCGTGGTACGCGACCGTCGTCTTGCTCCCCGTGGCGGCGATACAGGGGCTGGTACAGAGCTCCGCAGTGACGATTCCGTTCGTCGGCGTCGTGCCGAGTTCGGCGGTTTCGGTCCCGCTCGTCGTCCTCTCGCTGGTATCGCTCCCGACGATGCTGGTGAACCGGCGGCGGTTCGACCGGCCGATAGACCTCTCGACGGCGCAACTGGCGGCCGGGGCGGCGCTGATAGGCTCGCTCATGTACGGGACCGCCGGCTCGTACGCGCTCCGGGACGAGTTCGCCAACCTCTCGACGGCGACCGACGCGTTCTACTACACGCTCGTGACGGCCAGTACCGTCGGGTACGGCGACATGACCCCACAGAGCCAGCAGGCGAAACTGTTCGGCATGTCGGTGGTCGTCCTCGGGACGGCCAGTTTCGCCATCGCCCTAGGGTCGCTGCTGGGGCCGGCAATCGAGAAGCGGCTTTCGGAGGCACTCGGAAACATGACTGACGCACAACTGGACCTGCTCGAGAACCACGTGCTGGTGCTCGGCCACGGCGACCTGACGGAACCGATTATCGACGAACTGACTGGCGCGATAGAGTTCGTGGTCATCACCCCGGACACGGAGACGGCCACGCAACTCCAGCAACGGGACATCGCCGTGCTGACCGCCGACCCGAGCGACGAGGACCCGCTCTTGCGGGCCGGAATCGAGGACGCCACGGCGGTCGTCGCGGCGACGAACAACGACGCCCAGGACGCGCTGGCGATACTGACGGCACAGACGCTCAACCCGGAGGTCAACATCGTCGCCGCGGCGACCGACCGCGAGAACGTCGAGAAGCTCCGCCGGGCAGGGGCCGACACCGTCATCAGTCCGGCGGTGCTCGGCGGGCACCTCATCGTCCAGTCCGCGCTGGGTCGGGAGGGGATGGAGAACGTCGCCGACCACCTGCTCGACGTGAGAGACGAGGAGGACGCGGACATCTAG
- a CDS encoding potassium channel family protein translates to MYCPRAGSDLLPDTQDGDMASLPIEVLMGIYLGLLVGVIPALVSWALGFSFKYFTGITVPGFGVVVLAIALAGVSGGLMSLADKSITQAPNAERIITAIILVGMVSLYAHSKGDKLGAEFPKRLSLKGLREKKLSADVVEFVGGRDEVRIRVVGDVADMEGYPPLSEPLRAEIRTEEWRFPADLRIGELEHRMEERLKSEFDLGDAAVSIDEQGRATVVAAPPFSGLSKRVGDNRHAVSVEALLPTGLARNDEVTVLTEDAQVRGTVVSARSASADDETAAETPTPPEVDDEASPAPVQAPTTDGGEGRLTVAVTRTDVQPLLRSAQPKVVVEPRGTHREYELVSLLRRAGNRFRRLTVRADGPLDGTTLRDAHVRETHGVAIVAIRTPDGWQVAPRGDAAVEGGDELYAIGRRADLEAFEEAVA, encoded by the coding sequence ATGTACTGTCCGCGGGCCGGAAGCGATTTACTACCGGACACGCAGGATGGGGACATGGCGTCGCTCCCGATTGAGGTATTGATGGGGATTTATCTGGGGTTGTTGGTGGGGGTAATACCGGCGCTCGTGTCGTGGGCGCTGGGGTTCAGTTTCAAGTACTTTACCGGCATCACCGTGCCCGGGTTCGGTGTCGTCGTGCTGGCAATCGCGCTGGCCGGCGTCAGCGGCGGGCTCATGTCGCTGGCGGACAAGTCGATAACGCAGGCCCCCAACGCCGAGCGGATAATCACTGCCATCATCCTCGTCGGGATGGTGTCGCTGTACGCCCACAGCAAGGGGGACAAGCTCGGGGCGGAGTTCCCGAAGCGGCTCTCGCTGAAGGGGCTACGCGAGAAGAAGCTCTCGGCCGACGTGGTCGAGTTCGTCGGCGGCCGCGACGAGGTCCGCATCCGCGTCGTCGGCGACGTGGCCGACATGGAGGGGTATCCCCCGCTGTCAGAGCCACTCCGGGCCGAGATACGAACCGAGGAGTGGCGCTTCCCGGCGGACCTCCGCATCGGCGAACTCGAACACCGCATGGAGGAGCGGCTGAAATCGGAGTTCGACCTCGGCGACGCCGCCGTCTCGATAGACGAACAGGGGCGGGCGACGGTCGTCGCTGCGCCGCCGTTTTCCGGGCTGTCGAAGCGCGTCGGCGACAACCGCCACGCCGTCTCGGTCGAGGCGCTGTTGCCGACCGGCCTGGCCCGCAACGACGAGGTGACGGTGCTGACTGAGGACGCGCAGGTTCGCGGGACCGTCGTCAGTGCCCGGTCGGCGTCGGCGGACGACGAGACGGCCGCCGAGACGCCCACGCCGCCCGAGGTCGACGACGAGGCGTCCCCGGCACCGGTCCAGGCACCGACGACCGATGGCGGCGAGGGCCGGCTCACGGTCGCCGTGACCCGGACCGACGTCCAGCCGCTCCTGCGGTCGGCCCAGCCGAAGGTCGTGGTCGAGCCCCGCGGGACACATCGGGAGTACGAACTCGTCTCTCTGCTCCGGCGGGCCGGCAACCGGTTCCGGCGGCTGACCGTCCGGGCCGACGGCCCCCTCGACGGGACGACGCTCAGGGACGCCCACGTCCGCGAGACCCACGGCGTCGCCATCGTCGCCATCCGGACGCCGGACGGCTGGCAGGTCGCGCCGCGGGGTGACGCGGCCGTCGAGGGCGGCGACGAACTGTACGCGATTGGCCGCCGCGCCGACCTCGAGGCCTTCGAGGAGGCGGTCGCATGA
- a CDS encoding TrkA C-terminal domain-containing protein, with protein sequence MTLAGPLAQVGANLQLGLLSQVVVEGVAWLLAIAVLAATPAGAIAVFYRWYVRERIQTGLALLFGLTAVVLVIGATTALSEVILGDEDVLAAGAVLLNLAAFFAGGAGAYGGMRIGDRLGVDLFAATGGRNIDADVSEIVQTVGRVTSVRLPEDVDDIVGYDPMPEETKETLADRRFLFPRRLTKDELRDRLVARLKTDYGVGHVDVELADDGTVNYLAVGSRAAGIGPTLPPSTNAVAIRADPAHAASAGDLVQVWERAPARRVLTGELRGVADDVVTVAIDAADTPKLDPQTEYKLVTLPVQDRSDREFASLLRAADETMGTATVGPGSALDGAPVGSLAVAVVAITRDDAAPETIPSRDRVLAAGDTIYAIATPDALRRLEQATAGTGDPPATAAPADEADADGEDVASASASSAGAEPDSDAAETPAGTDDGNADAIDDGTADTAADTDQPDTGADESTAEPADGPTDESDDAPDEDPLSALSDADAEEPDDLSADEPFDEPAADDDTVEVWDPEERIGEADGATDDPTAPDPPADEGGDTSNADEDPEKQS encoded by the coding sequence ATGACGCTCGCCGGACCGCTGGCACAGGTCGGTGCGAACCTGCAACTGGGGCTGCTATCGCAGGTGGTGGTCGAGGGCGTGGCGTGGCTCCTCGCCATCGCCGTCCTCGCCGCGACGCCGGCGGGCGCTATCGCCGTCTTCTACCGCTGGTACGTCCGGGAGCGGATTCAGACCGGGCTCGCGCTCCTGTTCGGGCTGACCGCCGTCGTCCTCGTCATCGGCGCGACGACCGCGCTCAGCGAGGTCATCCTCGGCGACGAGGACGTGCTGGCGGCCGGCGCGGTCCTGCTGAACCTCGCGGCCTTTTTCGCCGGCGGGGCCGGGGCCTACGGGGGAATGCGTATCGGGGACCGGCTGGGCGTCGACCTCTTCGCCGCGACCGGCGGCCGGAACATCGACGCCGACGTGAGCGAAATCGTCCAGACCGTCGGCCGGGTTACCTCGGTCCGCCTCCCCGAGGACGTCGACGACATCGTCGGCTACGACCCGATGCCGGAGGAGACGAAGGAGACCCTCGCGGACCGGCGGTTCCTCTTCCCGCGGCGGCTGACGAAAGACGAACTCAGGGACCGGCTGGTCGCCCGGCTCAAGACCGACTACGGCGTCGGCCACGTGGACGTCGAACTGGCCGATGACGGCACCGTCAACTACCTCGCGGTCGGCTCGCGGGCGGCCGGTATCGGCCCGACACTGCCGCCCTCGACGAACGCCGTCGCCATCCGCGCCGACCCGGCCCACGCCGCGAGCGCCGGGGACCTCGTCCAGGTCTGGGAGCGAGCGCCGGCCAGGCGCGTGCTCACCGGCGAACTCCGGGGAGTCGCCGACGACGTGGTGACGGTCGCCATCGACGCCGCAGACACGCCGAAACTCGACCCCCAGACCGAGTACAAACTGGTCACGCTCCCGGTACAGGACCGCTCGGACCGGGAGTTCGCCTCGCTGCTCCGGGCGGCCGACGAGACGATGGGCACGGCCACCGTCGGGCCGGGGAGCGCGCTCGACGGCGCGCCCGTCGGGAGCCTGGCGGTCGCGGTGGTCGCAATCACCCGCGACGACGCGGCACCGGAGACGATTCCGTCCCGCGACCGGGTGCTGGCGGCCGGCGACACCATCTACGCCATCGCCACCCCGGACGCGCTCCGGCGACTGGAGCAAGCCACGGCGGGGACCGGCGACCCGCCCGCGACGGCCGCCCCGGCGGACGAGGCAGACGCCGACGGCGAGGATGTCGCGTCGGCGTCGGCCTCCAGTGCTGGGGCCGAACCCGACAGCGACGCCGCGGAGACACCGGCCGGGACCGACGACGGGAACGCCGACGCTATCGACGACGGGACGGCCGATACCGCCGCCGACACGGACCAGCCCGACACCGGCGCGGACGAATCGACGGCCGAACCCGCCGACGGGCCGACGGACGAATCCGACGACGCCCCGGACGAGGACCCGCTGTCGGCGCTCTCGGACGCCGACGCGGAGGAGCCCGACGACCTCTCGGCTGACGAGCCGTTCGACGAGCCGGCGGCGGACGACGACACCGTCGAGGTGTGGGACCCGGAGGAGCGAATCGGCGAGGCGGACGGCGCCACCGACGACCCGACTGCCCCCGACCCGCCGGCCGACGAGGGCGGCGACACATCGAACGCCGACGAGGACCCGGAGAAACAGAGCTGA
- a CDS encoding ubiquitin-like small modifier protein 1, with protein sequence MEWKLFAHLRDAADGQSVSVDVEGDATVEAALDALLAARPALAEEVLDENEELADHIRVLVDGEDPFSAGDGLATPVDEGTELALFPPVSGG encoded by the coding sequence ATGGAGTGGAAACTGTTCGCACACCTCCGGGACGCGGCCGACGGCCAGTCGGTCAGCGTCGATGTCGAGGGCGACGCCACGGTCGAAGCGGCGCTCGATGCGCTGCTCGCGGCGCGACCGGCGCTCGCCGAGGAGGTGCTCGACGAAAACGAGGAACTGGCCGACCACATCCGTGTGCTCGTCGACGGTGAAGACCCGTTCTCCGCCGGCGACGGGCTGGCGACGCCGGTCGACGAGGGGACGGAACTCGCGCTGTTTCCGCCGGTCAGCGGCGGGTGA
- a CDS encoding sensor histidine kinase: MSVSGLSLSFAVYVAAYAVATLGCLAAVPRALSVAEPDTRRGLVGLLAGSGGWAALELAFLVAPTPGLRYAAYVLSLVVGLTTVGSWLYFTSAYTGRSLHRTASYRRLAVGVYLAIVAVKVTNPLHGLYFRTVFVQTPFPHLTIEHQTFHWLVAGLSYALVAVGFFMLYELCAEADYDTRPLVALVGVTGLPVLLDIVGFTSDRLLDINYEPLGVVVFALGVLYVFDTTFLAVQLTDGVDGPIVYLDDTGRIREYNDLAASTFPALDGTVGEQLGDTLPSVAGALDSDDQILEYVEDGEVRYYLVSGTSFSLGQTSIGEMVVFSDVTEVERQRRELSRQNEQLEGFAAAIRHELLNTLQTVNGRVDIAGSALTDGNVTRARESLRAASRSADHMADVVGKLAQLAQHGQTVESTRQVTVSEVAERALAAADVGDLTLVVAADGAVEADPPRLQTLFENAFRFAAHNGAASVSVAVTDDGFTITDDGQPPARDDPAPFFTYGQAIPDGQSGLPLPNLRLLAETHGWEATVDTAYRDGFRIVVTGQVGTRRA, encoded by the coding sequence ATGTCGGTTTCCGGACTCTCGCTCTCGTTTGCGGTCTACGTGGCGGCGTACGCCGTCGCCACGCTCGGGTGTCTGGCCGCCGTGCCGCGGGCGCTCAGCGTCGCGGAGCCGGACACACGGCGCGGGCTCGTCGGCCTGCTCGCCGGGAGCGGCGGGTGGGCCGCGCTGGAACTGGCGTTCCTGGTCGCACCGACGCCAGGGCTGCGGTACGCCGCCTACGTGCTCAGCCTCGTCGTGGGGCTGACGACCGTCGGGTCGTGGCTCTACTTCACGTCGGCGTACACCGGTCGCTCGCTCCACCGGACGGCATCGTACCGCCGCCTGGCCGTCGGCGTCTACCTCGCCATCGTCGCGGTCAAAGTGACGAACCCGCTCCACGGGCTGTACTTCCGGACGGTGTTCGTCCAGACGCCGTTCCCGCACCTGACGATAGAACACCAGACGTTCCACTGGCTCGTGGCCGGCCTCTCGTACGCGCTCGTCGCCGTCGGCTTCTTCATGCTGTACGAGCTCTGTGCGGAAGCGGACTACGACACGCGCCCGCTGGTCGCGCTCGTCGGCGTGACCGGGCTGCCCGTGCTCCTCGACATCGTCGGGTTCACGAGCGACCGGCTGCTGGACATCAACTACGAGCCGCTCGGGGTCGTCGTGTTCGCCCTCGGCGTCCTCTACGTCTTCGACACCACGTTCCTGGCCGTCCAGTTGACCGACGGGGTCGACGGACCAATCGTCTACCTCGACGACACCGGGCGAATCCGCGAGTACAACGACCTCGCGGCGTCGACGTTCCCGGCCCTCGATGGGACGGTCGGGGAACAACTCGGCGACACGCTCCCGAGCGTCGCGGGCGCGCTCGACAGCGACGACCAGATACTCGAATACGTCGAAGACGGCGAGGTCCGCTACTACCTCGTCAGCGGGACCTCGTTCTCCCTCGGGCAGACCAGCATCGGCGAAATGGTCGTCTTTTCGGACGTGACGGAGGTAGAGCGCCAGCGGCGCGAGCTCTCGCGGCAGAACGAACAGCTAGAGGGGTTCGCCGCCGCCATCCGCCACGAACTGCTCAACACGCTCCAGACCGTCAACGGACGGGTCGACATCGCCGGGAGCGCCCTGACCGACGGGAACGTGACCCGGGCCCGCGAATCGCTCCGGGCGGCGTCCCGGTCGGCCGACCACATGGCCGACGTCGTCGGCAAACTCGCACAGCTCGCACAGCACGGGCAGACCGTCGAATCGACGCGGCAGGTGACTGTGAGCGAGGTCGCCGAGCGCGCGCTGGCAGCGGCCGACGTCGGCGACCTCACGCTCGTCGTCGCGGCGGACGGCGCGGTGGAGGCCGACCCGCCGCGCTTGCAGACCCTCTTCGAGAACGCGTTCCGGTTCGCGGCCCACAACGGCGCGGCGTCGGTGTCGGTCGCGGTCACCGACGACGGGTTCACTATCACCGACGACGGCCAGCCGCCGGCCCGGGACGACCCCGCGCCGTTTTTCACCTACGGGCAGGCGATTCCGGACGGCCAGTCCGGGCTGCCGCTCCCGAACCTGCGGTTGCTGGCCGAAACGCACGGGTGGGAGGCCACCGTCGACACGGCCTACCGGGACGGGTTCCGCATCGTCGTCACCGGCCAGGTCGGGACGAGGCGAGCGTGA
- a CDS encoding GNAT family N-acetyltransferase: protein MSSTVRQARADDYDDVVAFVQEVWSDRDTAEYIPAVFRDWVASDGPDQRTVVATVDGTPVGLCQGVVLSDHEAWLQGIRVDPAHRGEGHGLAMVEDLLEWAADGGATVARNMVFSWNDAGLGQSVAAGFEPTCSFRWASPEPREATPSLSVTDDPTVAWTYWTDSDARTALSGLALDREQSWALSELTRDDLRALADEEAVFAVTDGGTHGAACRARVTRDPGDDVRLAEYAVGAWDDADAAAALFDAIRDDAAALGVDRTRVLIPETPRHVAQAAAVRGATSDWPTFVCSADLT from the coding sequence ATGTCATCGACGGTTCGACAGGCGCGAGCGGACGACTACGACGACGTGGTGGCGTTCGTCCAGGAGGTCTGGAGCGACCGCGACACGGCGGAGTACATCCCGGCGGTGTTCCGCGACTGGGTTGCCAGCGACGGCCCGGACCAGCGGACCGTCGTCGCGACCGTCGACGGGACCCCCGTCGGCCTCTGCCAGGGCGTCGTGCTGAGCGACCACGAAGCGTGGCTCCAGGGCATCCGCGTCGACCCGGCCCACCGGGGCGAGGGCCACGGGCTGGCGATGGTCGAGGACCTCCTCGAGTGGGCGGCCGACGGCGGGGCGACGGTCGCCCGGAACATGGTGTTCTCGTGGAACGACGCCGGCCTCGGCCAGTCCGTCGCGGCGGGGTTCGAGCCGACCTGTTCGTTCCGGTGGGCGTCGCCGGAGCCGCGCGAGGCGACCCCGTCGCTGTCTGTCACCGACGACCCGACGGTCGCCTGGACCTACTGGACCGACAGCGACGCGCGGACCGCCCTCTCGGGGCTGGCACTGGACCGCGAGCAGTCGTGGGCGCTCTCGGAACTCACGCGCGACGACCTGCGGGCCCTCGCCGACGAGGAGGCCGTGTTCGCCGTCACGGACGGCGGGACCCACGGCGCGGCGTGTCGCGCCCGCGTGACGCGCGACCCGGGCGACGACGTTCGTCTGGCAGAGTACGCCGTCGGCGCGTGGGACGACGCCGACGCCGCCGCGGCCCTGTTCGATGCGATTCGGGACGACGCCGCCGCCCTCGGCGTCGACCGGACGCGGGTCCTCATCCCCGAGACGCCGCGGCACGTCGCACAGGCGGCCGCCGTCCGCGGGGCGACGAGCGACTGGCCCACCTTCGTCTGCAGCGCGGACCTCACCTGA
- the gatD gene encoding Glu-tRNA(Gln) amidotransferase subunit GatD, with the protein MNAGDRVRVERAAQTYEGVLLPSSTPDHLVVKLDGGYNVGIDREDAEVDVLESDVYDVESAQDEQGTSEIEFDDDLPTVSLISTGGTIASTVDYRTGAVTAQFDAEDVLRAVPDLAGMANYRGRVVANILSENMTPAVWQDLARAVHEEIEAGADGVVVMHGTDTMQYTASALAFMLDTPVPIVFTGSQRSADRPSSDNVMNAVSAVEAATSDCAEVLVCMHADESDDRCALHRGTRVRKNHTSRRDAFETVGAKPLGEVDYDIDGESRVTFRREYAERGATDLALHDAVETDVELVKFSPGMDASLLDTAAADSEGLIIEGTGLGHVNTDWISVIEDLDIPVVMTSQCLEGRVCDRVYDTGRDLLDAGVVEGEDMLPGTAKVKLMWALANSTDVADAMQEPLAGEIQQRSTPWL; encoded by the coding sequence ATGAACGCAGGCGACCGGGTCCGCGTCGAGCGCGCGGCCCAGACCTACGAGGGCGTGTTGCTCCCCTCCAGCACGCCGGACCACCTCGTCGTCAAGCTCGACGGCGGGTACAACGTCGGTATCGACCGCGAGGACGCCGAGGTCGACGTGCTGGAGTCGGACGTGTACGACGTCGAGAGCGCACAGGACGAACAGGGTACGTCGGAAATCGAGTTCGACGACGACCTGCCGACGGTGTCGCTCATCTCGACCGGCGGGACCATCGCCTCGACCGTCGACTACCGGACCGGCGCGGTGACGGCGCAGTTCGACGCCGAGGACGTGCTGCGGGCGGTCCCGGACCTCGCGGGGATGGCGAACTACCGCGGCCGCGTCGTCGCCAACATCCTCTCCGAGAACATGACGCCCGCGGTCTGGCAGGACCTCGCCCGCGCCGTCCACGAGGAGATCGAGGCCGGCGCGGACGGCGTCGTCGTCATGCACGGCACGGACACGATGCAGTACACCGCGTCGGCGCTCGCCTTCATGCTCGATACGCCGGTCCCCATCGTCTTCACCGGGAGCCAGCGCTCGGCCGACCGCCCGTCCTCGGACAACGTCATGAACGCCGTCTCGGCCGTCGAAGCGGCCACGAGCGACTGCGCGGAGGTGCTGGTCTGCATGCACGCCGACGAGTCCGACGACCGCTGTGCGCTGCACCGCGGCACGCGCGTCCGCAAGAACCACACCTCGCGCCGGGACGCCTTCGAGACCGTCGGCGCGAAACCCCTCGGCGAGGTCGACTACGACATCGACGGCGAGAGCCGCGTGACCTTCCGCCGCGAGTACGCCGAGCGCGGCGCGACCGACCTGGCGCTGCACGACGCCGTCGAGACCGACGTGGAACTGGTGAAGTTCTCGCCCGGCATGGACGCCTCGCTGCTCGACACGGCCGCCGCCGACAGCGAGGGCCTCATCATCGAGGGGACCGGCCTCGGCCACGTCAACACCGACTGGATAAGCGTCATCGAAGACCTCGACATCCCGGTCGTCATGACCAGCCAGTGCCTCGAAGGCCGGGTCTGCGACCGCGTCTACGACACCGGCCGCGACCTGCTCGACGCCGGCGTCGTCGAGGGCGAGGACATGCTGCCCGGCACGGCGAAGGTCAAACTCATGTGGGCGCTGGCAAACAGCACCGACGTCGCCGACGCCATGCAGGAACCGCTCGCCGGCGAGATTCAGCAGCGGTCGACCCCCTGGCTGTAA
- a CDS encoding DUF5789 family protein: MADNKTGRENQARNDERRQRERAIAEELERADDPEPPVDPAALAYFETELDTLEFPATAADVVDAVGDHEVESVEGAYAVADLLPDATVESFESPAAVRTRVQRPTIAGAMKRVVEAADAHQSASFGTSQRDGYERTFRELQAIDEDDDDEGIRVVADWIVERVHEKERLPSSRDVRRRAAKFCRSNGYSVRNDDWLGV, translated from the coding sequence ATGGCTGACAACAAGACCGGACGGGAAAACCAGGCCCGGAACGACGAGCGCCGCCAGCGAGAACGCGCTATCGCAGAGGAACTCGAACGCGCGGACGATCCGGAGCCGCCGGTCGACCCGGCGGCGCTCGCCTACTTCGAGACAGAACTCGACACGCTCGAGTTCCCGGCGACAGCGGCTGACGTGGTGGATGCCGTGGGCGACCACGAAGTCGAGTCCGTCGAGGGAGCGTACGCCGTCGCGGACCTCCTCCCGGATGCGACGGTCGAGTCGTTCGAATCGCCCGCCGCGGTTCGGACGCGGGTCCAGCGGCCGACGATTGCCGGGGCGATGAAGCGCGTCGTGGAGGCCGCCGACGCACACCAGAGCGCGTCCTTTGGCACCTCACAGCGCGACGGCTACGAGCGAACCTTCCGGGAGTTGCAGGCTATCGACGAGGACGACGACGACGAGGGAATCCGGGTCGTCGCCGACTGGATCGTCGAACGCGTCCACGAGAAAGAGCGGCTTCCGAGCTCCCGTGACGTTCGCCGGCGAGCGGCGAAGTTCTGCCGGTCGAACGGCTACTCGGTCCGAAACGACGACTGGCTCGGTGTCTGA